Part of the Mycolicibacterium thermoresistibile genome, TGCCGCTCGCCTCCATCTTCAAGTTGTACGTGCTGTTGGCCGTCGCTGAGGCGGTGCGGGCCGGCACCCTGGACTGGGACGACCGGCTGACCGTCACCGAGCGGGCCAAGGCGGTCGGCTCGGCCGCACTGGACCATCTTCCGCCCGGCGCGCAGATCTCGGTGCGCGAGGCCGCCCAGCAGATGATCTCGGCCAGCGACAACATGACCACAGATCTGCTGATCGGCCGGCTGGGCACCGACGCGGTGGAACGCGCGCTGGTCGCCGCGGGCCATCACGATCCGGCCAGCATGACGCCGTTCCCCACCATGCACGAGCTGTTCTCGGTCGGCTGGGGTGAACCCGACCTGCGGGAGCAGTGGCAACACGCCTCCCCACAGGACCGGGCCGAGTTGTTACGGCAGGTCAGCTCCCGGCCCTACCGGCCGGATCCCCAACGCACCCACACCCCGGCGTCGAACTACGGCGCCGAATGGTTCGGCACCGCCAAGGACATCTGCCGGGTACACATCGCCCTGCAGGAGGCCGCCGTGGGACCGGCGGCGCCGGTCCGCGACATCCTGTCGGCCATTCCCGGGGTGTCGGTGGACCGGTCCACGTGGACCTACATCGCCGCCAAGGGCGGCAACCTGCCCGGTGATCTGACGTTCAGTTGGTACGCGGTCGATCACACCGGCCAGCCGTGGGTGGTGAGTTTCCAGCTGAACTGGCCGCAGTACCGCAGCAAGACCGCCGCCGGCTGGCTGCTGTCGATCGTGCATCAGGCGTTCGAACTCATCCCGGTCGGATGACCGCGCCATCCGGGCGGCCGCAGCGTCCGCCCGGTGTACGCTCTCACTGCCGCGGTGACGGGAACCCGGTGGGAATCCGGGGCGGCCCTCGCCACTGTGAGCGGGAAGTCGGTGTTCTCGATGCCACTGCCGGCGCGCACGCGCAGGTGGGAAGGCGAATACCGGCGTTCCGGCGCATCTCGACGCGCCGGTGCACCCGTCAGCCAGGAGACCGGCCGCGGGCACGGACACTATGCCCACGAGGTGCTGGGCAGAAAGGTACGCCTTCACCATGCACATCGCCGAAGGTTTCCTGCCGCCGGTACATGCGGTCGCCTGGACCGTGGCGGCGGCGCCGTTCGTGATCTACGGGGCCCGGCAGGTCGTCATCACGGTCCGGCGCCAGCCGTCGTCCGGGCCGCTGCTGGCGGCGGTCGGCGCGTTCTCGTTCGTGATGTCCGCGATCAAACTGCCGTCGGTGACGGGCTCGAGCTCGCATCCGACCGGAACCGGACTCGGCACGGCGATCTTCCGGCCACCGGTCATGGCCTTCCTCGGGTCGATCGTCCTGCTGTTCCAGGCGCTGCTGCTCGCCCACGGCGGGATCACCACGCTCGGGGCGAATGCGTTCTCGATGGCGATCGCCGGCCCGTGGGCGGGCTTCGCGGTCTACGTCGCGCTGCGCCGGGCCGGCGTGGGTGTGTTGCCGGCGGTGTTCGCGCTGGCCTTCGTCGCCGACCTCGTCACCTACATCGTCACGAGCATCCAGCTCGCGCTGGCGTTCCCGGCCGCCGAGGGCGGCTTCACGGAGAGCCTGGTCGAGTTCCTGGGGGTGTTCGCGCTGACGCAGGTGCCGCTCGCGGTCGTCGAAGGACTCATCACCGTGGTGCTCGTGCGCATCCTCATGCACGTGGCCTCCTCCGAGTTGCTGAGGCTGCGCTTCCTCAAGAGCCACGAAGTCCCCGCCGGGGCCGACGTCGAGCCCGGCTCCGAACGCGAGGAGGTCCAGCGATGAGCACCCGATCCGGTCGACCTGCCACCCGCAGATCCGTCGCACTCCTTGCGGCGCCACTGCTGATCCTGGCCGCCGTGATCGCCGTCGGCTCGATGTGGTACGGCTACGCACAGGACGCCGACGCGGAGTTCTCCGGTGCCGACGGGCAGGCCGAAGAGGTGATCGGCGCGATCGAAGAGGGCTACGAACCGTGGTTCTCGCCGCTGGTCGGCGAGCTTCCGGGTGAAGTCGAGTCCGGGCTTTTCGCACTGCAGGCGGGCATCGGTGGTATCGCACTGGGCGCCGCGGTCGGCTGGTACGCCGGGCGTGCACGCGGGCGCCGCGAAACCGCGCCGGCCGGTCCCGGACCGGTCGGGGAATCCGAAGGGGACCGTGGCGGCCACTGAGTCGCAACCGTGAATCCCCTCGATCTCAGCGCGGCACACAACCGGTGGTCGGGCGTCCCCGCGGCCGAGAAGCTCTGCTTCTACGGCGGGCTGTTGCTCTGCGCGATGCTGCTTCCGCCGCGCACCGGAGCGCCGTTGGTACTGCTGGTGGTCGCGGTCTCCACCCTGGTGTTCGCCCGGGTGCAGGTCCGGCTCTTCCTGCTCGCGATGCTGGGCCCGCTGGTGTTCATCATGCTCGGCGCGTTGCCGATCGCGGTGAGCCTGCGCGGCGGGCCGCACTGGGAGCCGGGCGGGGTCGATCTTGCGCTCGACACCGCTCTGCGGGCACTCGCCGCATCGGCCGCGACGATCAGTCTGGCCATGACCACGCTGATGGCCGACCTGCTCGACCTGGCCCGGCGGGCCGGGACTCCCCCC contains:
- a CDS encoding energy-coupling factor ABC transporter substrate-binding protein, which encodes MSTRSGRPATRRSVALLAAPLLILAAVIAVGSMWYGYAQDADAEFSGADGQAEEVIGAIEEGYEPWFSPLVGELPGEVESGLFALQAGIGGIALGAAVGWYAGRARGRRETAPAGPGPVGESEGDRGGH
- a CDS encoding energy-coupling factor transporter transmembrane component T family protein is translated as MNPLDLSAAHNRWSGVPAAEKLCFYGGLLLCAMLLPPRTGAPLVLLVVAVSTLVFARVQVRLFLLAMLGPLVFIMLGALPIAVSLRGGPHWEPGGVDLALDTALRALAASAATISLAMTTLMADLLDLARRAGTPPALCHVADLTYRLVGILLRSALRAREAVGLRLGLRRPRDAITVIGTQFALIFIRGTDRARAMSEAMSLRADPGATAVLTSARPVRASRLVGTAALLAAIAAVATLTWLGWKGWHGV
- a CDS encoding energy-coupling factor ABC transporter permease, which encodes MHIAEGFLPPVHAVAWTVAAAPFVIYGARQVVITVRRQPSSGPLLAAVGAFSFVMSAIKLPSVTGSSSHPTGTGLGTAIFRPPVMAFLGSIVLLFQALLLAHGGITTLGANAFSMAIAGPWAGFAVYVALRRAGVGVLPAVFALAFVADLVTYIVTSIQLALAFPAAEGGFTESLVEFLGVFALTQVPLAVVEGLITVVLVRILMHVASSELLRLRFLKSHEVPAGADVEPGSEREEVQR
- a CDS encoding serine hydrolase, with protein sequence MPEAAPTSNARRSRRLIGLLAAAVLTAASAGACADRGTPPADAAYGTHIPTGTPQGLRAKQTMDMLNSDWPIGEPSVSTLAAPEHVAEVTESMETLWWDRPITLTAVDIGAGTATLRVRNSYGAEQDIELRVDDESLVDQFEVTLRPPTIENWADIDTELTESGARYSYQVSRVLPAPGGRRCEPIAGANTDLSLPLASIFKLYVLLAVAEAVRAGTLDWDDRLTVTERAKAVGSAALDHLPPGAQISVREAAQQMISASDNMTTDLLIGRLGTDAVERALVAAGHHDPASMTPFPTMHELFSVGWGEPDLREQWQHASPQDRAELLRQVSSRPYRPDPQRTHTPASNYGAEWFGTAKDICRVHIALQEAAVGPAAPVRDILSAIPGVSVDRSTWTYIAAKGGNLPGDLTFSWYAVDHTGQPWVVSFQLNWPQYRSKTAAGWLLSIVHQAFELIPVG